One stretch of Sinomonas terrae DNA includes these proteins:
- a CDS encoding S1C family serine protease, whose translation MSETPESPAPDRGQATEGGAAPERSSVAPHGAEGRPGADTTPTAPIQGSGQHSSAQSQGSASQQGQQPSSASAQGQYGAQGQYGQPAPRYGQYGQPAQPGHAPQQGQYGQQGQQGQGQQGQYGQGQPGQSPYGRPTNPYGQPSGPYGQQYPYGQGGQGGSSFAPPTSGRSGQPRRWGTGVLVAGMLVAGLVGGGVAAGGYSLVAPRAASVGTTQNSPVIVNNQNSVNAVTAAAAKASPSVVTIGVTSGNSQGTGSGVVLDNAGHILTNTHVVTLDGQVANPTIEVRTNDGNVYSATVVGTDPLSDLAVIQIKGANLTPITMGDSSKINVGDTVVAIGAPLGLDNTVTDGIVSTLNRTISVASSAAPQGGSDQSQGQGQGQGGQGFQFAPPFGQSQQSQAQSTISINVIQTDAAINPGNSGGALVNTNGQLVGINVAIASTGSSTSSTSQSGNIGVGFSIPIDFAQRIAQELISTGKATHGQLGVSVQPAAPSGNSNSTFSVGAQVAQVTSGSPADKAGIKAGDVITHFGDFAISDASGLTAAVRQTAPGTTVKVTLNRSGQSRTVDVTVGTASS comes from the coding sequence ATGAGCGAAACCCCAGAGAGCCCGGCCCCGGACCGCGGCCAGGCGACAGAGGGCGGAGCGGCGCCGGAGCGTTCTAGCGTTGCCCCGCACGGTGCGGAGGGTCGGCCGGGCGCCGACACTACGCCGACGGCACCGATCCAGGGTTCCGGACAGCATTCGTCGGCGCAGAGCCAGGGCTCCGCGTCGCAGCAGGGCCAGCAGCCCTCATCGGCTTCCGCCCAAGGACAGTACGGCGCCCAAGGACAGTACGGTCAGCCGGCGCCCCGCTACGGCCAGTACGGTCAGCCGGCCCAGCCAGGCCATGCGCCCCAGCAGGGGCAGTACGGCCAGCAGGGACAGCAGGGCCAAGGGCAGCAGGGCCAGTACGGGCAGGGACAGCCGGGACAATCGCCGTATGGACGCCCGACGAATCCCTATGGGCAGCCGTCCGGCCCTTACGGCCAGCAGTACCCCTACGGGCAGGGCGGCCAGGGAGGCTCTTCCTTCGCCCCGCCCACGTCAGGTCGCTCGGGACAGCCGCGCCGGTGGGGCACGGGAGTGCTCGTCGCTGGCATGCTCGTGGCGGGGCTCGTCGGCGGCGGCGTCGCGGCTGGCGGTTACTCTCTTGTCGCCCCGCGTGCTGCGTCTGTCGGGACGACCCAGAACAGCCCCGTCATCGTCAACAACCAGAACAGCGTCAATGCTGTGACAGCGGCTGCTGCCAAGGCATCACCGAGCGTTGTCACGATCGGTGTCACGTCTGGCAACTCGCAGGGCACCGGGTCAGGAGTGGTCCTCGACAACGCGGGGCACATCCTGACCAACACCCATGTCGTGACGCTCGACGGGCAGGTGGCGAACCCGACCATCGAGGTTCGTACGAATGACGGCAACGTCTACTCGGCGACCGTCGTCGGCACCGACCCGCTCTCGGACCTCGCAGTCATCCAGATCAAGGGCGCGAACCTGACGCCGATCACGATGGGCGACTCGAGCAAGATCAACGTCGGCGACACGGTCGTGGCCATCGGCGCGCCACTCGGCCTCGACAACACCGTGACGGACGGCATCGTCTCGACGCTCAACCGGACAATCTCGGTCGCGTCGTCGGCCGCTCCGCAGGGCGGAAGCGACCAGTCGCAGGGCCAGGGCCAGGGGCAGGGCGGGCAGGGCTTCCAGTTTGCGCCTCCGTTCGGCCAGTCTCAGCAGTCGCAGGCTCAGAGCACGATCAGCATCAACGTGATCCAGACTGACGCGGCGATCAACCCGGGCAACTCGGGCGGTGCGCTCGTCAACACCAACGGTCAGCTTGTCGGGATCAACGTCGCGATCGCCTCGACTGGCAGCAGCACGAGCAGCACGAGCCAGAGCGGCAATATCGGCGTCGGATTCAGCATTCCGATCGACTTCGCCCAGCGCATCGCCCAGGAGCTGATCTCGACCGGCAAGGCGACGCACGGCCAGCTCGGCGTGTCCGTGCAGCCGGCCGCACCGAGCGGCAACTCGAACTCGACGTTCTCCGTCGGCGCCCAGGTCGCCCAGGTTACGAGCGGTTCGCCGGCCGACAAGGCCGGCATCAAGGCCGGCGATGTGATCACCCACTTCGGTGACTTCGCGATCAGCGATGCGAGTGGCCTCACTGCTGCGGTCCGTCAGACCGCGCCAGGCACAACTGTGAAGGTCACGCTGAACCGCAGCGGGCAGAGCAGGACTGTCGATGTCACGGTCGGCACCGCCTCGTCCTGA
- a CDS encoding tRNA (cytidine(34)-2'-O)-methyltransferase, with the protein MFRILFYTPEIPGNTGNAIRLAAVTGSELHLVEPLGFDFEDTKLRRAGLDYHDLAVVTVHKNLDDAFAALLPSRVFAFTSHGDTPFADVQYAPGDVLFFGPESVGLPEDVLADSRVTACVRLPMVPARRSLNLANSASIAVYEAWRQNGYAGAQL; encoded by the coding sequence GTGTTCCGCATCCTCTTCTACACCCCCGAGATTCCGGGCAACACCGGCAACGCCATTCGCCTCGCCGCTGTGACCGGGTCAGAGCTCCACCTCGTCGAACCACTCGGCTTCGACTTCGAGGACACGAAGCTGCGGCGTGCGGGACTCGACTACCACGACCTCGCCGTGGTGACCGTGCACAAGAACCTCGACGACGCGTTCGCGGCCCTCCTGCCCTCGCGGGTGTTCGCGTTCACCTCGCACGGTGACACGCCCTTCGCCGACGTCCAATATGCCCCCGGCGACGTCCTGTTCTTCGGCCCCGAATCCGTGGGCCTTCCCGAGGACGTCCTCGCGGACTCCAGAGTCACAGCGTGCGTCCGGTTGCCCATGGTCCCGGCGCGACGTTCCCTCAATCTTGCGAACTCCGCCTCGATCGCCGTGTACGAGGCGTGGCGGCAGAACGGCTACGCCGGCGCGCAGCTCTAG
- a CDS encoding PIG-L deacetylase family protein: MRKVLAFGAHPDDLDFGVAGTVSAWAAQGVEVHYGIMTDGDAGGFDPAHRAEIVAMRRDEQRAAAARVGVSEVHFLGYPDGYLEPTHEVQRDVVRLIRMLRPDIVVAQHPERNWSSLQMSHPDHLASGEAVTRAIYPATENPYAYPELEEAGFAAYRVPWLWLYGAPDERINHVVDITQQVEAKLEAIRVHLSQHPDITATERFVRAKLAATAAAGDLEPGALAEAFHIVAVNSPETIAGF; this comes from the coding sequence GTGCGGAAGGTCCTGGCCTTCGGTGCGCATCCGGACGATCTGGACTTCGGCGTGGCCGGGACAGTCTCGGCGTGGGCGGCCCAGGGCGTCGAGGTGCACTACGGCATCATGACCGACGGCGACGCCGGCGGTTTCGACCCGGCTCACCGTGCTGAGATCGTCGCGATGCGCCGCGACGAACAGCGCGCGGCAGCCGCTCGCGTCGGGGTGAGCGAGGTGCATTTCCTCGGTTACCCCGACGGCTACCTCGAGCCCACGCACGAGGTGCAGCGCGACGTCGTACGCCTCATCAGGATGCTGCGCCCCGACATCGTCGTCGCCCAGCATCCCGAGCGCAACTGGTCGAGCCTCCAGATGTCCCACCCGGATCACCTCGCGAGCGGCGAGGCCGTGACGCGGGCCATCTATCCCGCTACCGAGAACCCGTACGCGTACCCGGAGCTCGAGGAAGCGGGATTCGCTGCCTACCGCGTCCCATGGCTGTGGCTGTACGGAGCCCCGGACGAGCGCATCAACCACGTCGTCGACATCACGCAGCAGGTGGAGGCGAAGCTCGAGGCGATTCGCGTTCATCTGAGCCAGCATCCCGATATCACGGCCACGGAACGCTTTGTCCGCGCCAAACTCGCGGCTACTGCGGCTGCCGGGGACCTTGAACCGGGCGCACTGGCCGAGGCCTTTCACATCGTCGCGGTTAATTCCCCGGAGACCATCGCTGGATTCTGA
- a CDS encoding TPM domain-containing protein translates to MRSTLKTLLTAVGALMLALMPAAAPAWATDPVAIPSGSNIVDPSGALGTRKSDVQAAISDLLSQHKLNLYVVIVDSFTNPSDRAAWAQAVAKNKGMGTSDVLLAVAKAGQYELVASTANTKVYPKISTIAQNAITPNLANGKKDYAQAAVDTAKAVGDAAGGGSGAVSSGIDATPLLVGAGVVVAGAAGAYALSRRRKSRALGTSSPAGPSDPLAGVPVEELRKRASTLLVRADDIIKSSEQELGFAEASYGADAVGNFTKALADAKAQLSESFKLQQQLDDHIPDTEQQQRAWLGEIINRSQAAIQSLSDQKADFDALRELERTAPAALDNVSGGVQQATARLAGAENTLAALSAQYSETAVRQVSDNITQAKDRLAFVESASAQARQQLAAKETGPAAVSVRAAEEALHQSGVLLDAIDKASAALDTARTSLDGAIADTENDLAQAKAMAQGQQHAELAGPIAGVESALAQAKQELAGPKVDPVSLLTRIEKAHQQLDDVLAGARNREQQAQRAAAALQQAIRTAQDTIGATSDYIEARRGGVGTEARTRLAEAQRNLDYALSIAQTDPTSALAYAQQATTLAQQAAQIAQQDVEQFSGFGGIGMGGGRSYGGGIGGAILGGILIDNILRGGHHGDGWGGGGWGGDGGFGGGFGGGGFGGDGGNFGGDGGSF, encoded by the coding sequence GTGCGATCCACGCTGAAGACTCTCCTGACTGCCGTCGGCGCTTTGATGCTCGCGCTGATGCCGGCCGCCGCCCCCGCGTGGGCCACGGACCCCGTGGCAATTCCTTCCGGGAGCAACATTGTCGATCCGAGCGGCGCACTTGGGACACGCAAATCCGATGTGCAGGCGGCGATCTCAGACCTCCTGTCCCAGCACAAGCTGAACCTCTACGTCGTGATCGTCGACTCGTTCACCAACCCGAGTGACCGTGCGGCCTGGGCACAGGCCGTGGCCAAGAACAAGGGGATGGGAACCTCCGATGTGCTCCTCGCCGTCGCGAAGGCGGGCCAGTATGAGCTCGTCGCCAGCACGGCGAACACCAAGGTCTACCCGAAGATCAGCACCATCGCCCAGAACGCGATCACACCCAACCTCGCCAACGGCAAGAAGGACTACGCGCAGGCCGCCGTCGACACCGCGAAGGCGGTCGGCGACGCCGCAGGCGGCGGCAGCGGGGCTGTCTCGTCGGGCATCGACGCGACTCCCCTCCTCGTGGGCGCCGGCGTCGTCGTCGCCGGAGCCGCCGGGGCCTATGCCCTCTCCCGCCGCAGGAAGTCGCGCGCGCTCGGCACCTCGTCGCCAGCCGGCCCCTCCGACCCGCTCGCCGGCGTTCCCGTCGAAGAACTCCGCAAGCGCGCCAGCACGCTCCTGGTCCGGGCGGATGACATCATCAAGTCGAGCGAACAGGAGCTTGGCTTCGCCGAGGCCTCCTATGGCGCAGACGCCGTGGGAAACTTCACGAAGGCACTCGCTGATGCAAAGGCGCAACTGAGCGAGTCCTTCAAGCTTCAGCAACAGCTCGATGACCACATTCCCGACACCGAGCAGCAACAGCGCGCTTGGCTTGGCGAGATCATCAACCGCTCACAGGCTGCTATCCAGTCGCTCTCCGACCAGAAGGCAGACTTCGACGCGCTCCGTGAACTTGAGCGCACGGCTCCTGCCGCCCTCGACAACGTCTCCGGAGGCGTCCAGCAGGCGACCGCCCGACTCGCCGGGGCCGAAAACACCTTGGCCGCCCTCAGCGCACAGTACTCGGAGACCGCCGTCCGCCAGGTGTCCGACAACATCACTCAGGCGAAGGATCGCCTTGCCTTCGTCGAGTCCGCCTCGGCTCAGGCACGCCAGCAGCTCGCGGCCAAGGAGACTGGGCCAGCAGCGGTATCCGTCCGGGCAGCAGAGGAGGCGCTTCATCAGAGCGGTGTCCTTCTCGACGCGATCGACAAGGCCTCAGCCGCCCTCGACACTGCGCGGACGAGCCTTGACGGCGCGATCGCCGACACCGAGAACGACCTCGCCCAAGCCAAAGCCATGGCCCAGGGCCAGCAGCATGCCGAGCTCGCCGGCCCGATCGCTGGCGTCGAGTCCGCCCTCGCTCAGGCCAAGCAAGAGCTCGCTGGACCCAAGGTCGACCCTGTCTCCCTCTTGACGCGCATCGAGAAAGCACACCAACAACTCGACGATGTTCTGGCGGGGGCACGCAACCGAGAACAGCAGGCTCAGCGGGCGGCTGCGGCTCTCCAGCAGGCGATCCGCACTGCGCAGGACACCATCGGAGCCACCAGCGACTACATCGAGGCACGTCGCGGAGGGGTCGGCACGGAGGCGCGCACGCGGCTCGCAGAGGCGCAGCGCAACCTCGACTATGCGCTGAGCATCGCGCAGACTGACCCGACCTCGGCACTTGCCTACGCGCAGCAGGCGACCACGCTTGCGCAGCAGGCAGCCCAAATTGCCCAGCAGGACGTCGAGCAGTTCTCCGGGTTCGGAGGGATCGGCATGGGCGGAGGACGCAGCTACGGCGGCGGAATCGGAGGGGCGATCCTCGGCGGAATCCTCATCGACAACATCCTGCGCGGCGGCCACCACGGCGACGGCTGGGGTGGCGGCGGCTGGGGCGGTGACGGCGGCTTCGGCGGAGGCTTCGGAGGCGGGGGCTTCGGCGGGGACGGGGGCAACTTCGGCGGCGACGGCGGAAGCTTCTGA
- a CDS encoding electron transfer flavoprotein subunit beta/FixA family protein produces the protein MGDTLKIVVLVKHVPDAQFDRHIGPDRTLERSESILSELDEYALEAALQLSEARGGEKAGNQVIALTMGTPDAANALKKALQIGASSGVHVTDEALAASDAWATSLVLAAALREIGDIDLVLAGMASTDGETSLVPAQLAERLGLPQLTFASSLEIEGRTAVIRRDGGTTSDTVEADLPAVVSVTDQINEPRYPNFKGILAAKKKKIATFSLADLGLDAGQTGSAGALTRVEQAEPRPARTAGTIITDEGDAGMKLVDFLAAQKLV, from the coding sequence GTGGGAGACACCCTCAAGATCGTCGTGCTCGTCAAGCACGTCCCTGACGCGCAGTTCGACCGTCATATCGGTCCGGACCGCACGCTAGAGCGCTCGGAGAGCATTCTGTCGGAGCTTGACGAGTACGCGCTCGAAGCCGCGCTCCAACTGAGCGAGGCCCGCGGCGGCGAGAAGGCCGGCAACCAGGTCATCGCCCTCACCATGGGAACCCCGGACGCAGCCAACGCCCTCAAGAAGGCGCTCCAGATCGGTGCGTCGTCCGGTGTTCACGTGACGGATGAAGCTCTGGCGGCTTCGGATGCATGGGCAACGTCGCTCGTGCTCGCTGCGGCGCTCCGCGAGATCGGCGACATCGACCTAGTGCTCGCGGGCATGGCCTCGACGGATGGCGAGACGTCGCTCGTCCCGGCTCAGCTTGCCGAACGGCTCGGCCTCCCGCAGCTCACGTTCGCGTCGAGCCTCGAGATCGAGGGGCGAACGGCCGTAATCCGCCGGGACGGCGGGACGACCTCCGACACCGTCGAGGCGGACCTTCCGGCGGTCGTGTCGGTCACCGACCAGATCAACGAGCCGCGCTATCCGAACTTCAAGGGCATCCTCGCCGCGAAGAAGAAGAAGATAGCGACGTTCAGCCTCGCGGACCTCGGACTCGACGCGGGGCAGACCGGCTCCGCGGGTGCGCTCACTCGGGTTGAGCAGGCCGAGCCCCGGCCCGCGCGCACGGCGGGAACCATCATCACCGACGAGGGAGACGCCGGCATGAAGCTCGTCGACTTCCTGGCCGCCCAGAAGCTCGTCTAG
- a CDS encoding electron transfer flavoprotein subunit alpha/FixB family protein, with product MTSTLVYLDVIPAEGLGKPQLELLAAGRILGPISAAVVTQPSDAVVRELGEHGVETVYTPGDADLSGYLVAPQAAWLAAVASAAQPGAVVLDNSFEGKEIAGRLGVRLDAGVITDVVALEGDGTAHKTVLAGSYEVSAKVTSPVAVFAVKPGAAEAAPAPVAASPAVKAIEVPEGAFARAARITARTDRPRSGRPELTEAAIVVAGGRGTDGDFGPIEDLADALGAAVGASRAATDAGWISHDFQVGQTGKTVSPQLYISAGISGAIQQKAGMQTAKVIVAVNSDPESPVFEIADFGVVGDLFKVLPQATEEIKRRRA from the coding sequence ATGACTTCAACACTCGTCTACCTCGACGTCATTCCTGCCGAGGGCCTTGGGAAGCCGCAGCTCGAGCTCCTCGCCGCGGGCCGCATACTCGGCCCGATCTCCGCTGCGGTCGTCACGCAGCCGAGCGACGCCGTCGTGCGCGAGCTCGGCGAGCACGGCGTAGAGACCGTGTACACGCCCGGTGACGCGGATCTCTCGGGGTATCTTGTCGCCCCACAGGCCGCTTGGCTCGCAGCGGTCGCGTCGGCCGCTCAGCCGGGCGCCGTCGTCCTCGACAACTCCTTCGAGGGCAAGGAGATCGCGGGGCGCCTCGGCGTGCGGCTGGACGCGGGCGTCATCACCGACGTGGTCGCCCTTGAAGGGGACGGGACTGCCCACAAGACGGTTCTCGCCGGCTCCTACGAGGTCAGCGCAAAGGTTACGAGCCCGGTCGCCGTGTTCGCCGTCAAGCCAGGCGCAGCTGAGGCTGCTCCAGCGCCCGTCGCGGCGTCCCCTGCCGTGAAGGCGATTGAGGTCCCGGAAGGTGCGTTCGCCCGCGCCGCACGGATCACCGCCCGCACGGATCGGCCTCGAAGCGGCCGTCCTGAACTGACGGAGGCAGCGATCGTCGTTGCCGGTGGGCGGGGGACCGACGGCGACTTCGGGCCGATCGAGGATCTCGCCGACGCTCTCGGTGCCGCGGTGGGCGCCTCCCGCGCAGCGACCGACGCCGGGTGGATCAGCCACGACTTCCAGGTCGGGCAAACGGGCAAGACTGTCTCCCCCCAGCTCTATATCTCGGCTGGCATCTCCGGGGCGATCCAGCAGAAGGCTGGCATGCAGACCGCGAAGGTCATCGTCGCCGTCAACTCTGATCCCGAATCGCCTGTCTTCGAGATCGCGGACTTCGGGGTCGTCGGCGATCTGTTCAAGGTCCTTCCTCAGGCCACTGAAGAGATCAAGCGGCGTCGAGCCTAG
- the mobF gene encoding MobF family relaxase, translated as MTLFRGDGAAARRYVESDRSRADEYYLADASVAEFVQLGPGGEVTAIRDLAPEAYAAWVDWAHPLTGEQLGVPRRPGNDRQGSPRFAEMVVNAPKSLSIAAALHPGVSAALDVAQRDAAAEIRRWLAIHSATRVGPRGAQEVVPVEELHTVAVAHRTSRAGDPHRHIHLQIGARVRAAGAWRALDTAALFAQQGAIRALGTAVIAAHPVLAGVLDRHGLTLDPVTGEVAELRPFNAVMSKRAAQVERNLDRLTAEWEAAHPGVTPGPVVAARLQAKAWAHERPAKKPASLVEEAAWVAELRQAGYDPATLTRPARPTVVALEDLSIEKIAARALDRCAARASAWTMHTVTEHITHLVTEHGVQAAGDELREFVGLATRLALEDCFSLLPPGERAREHVAHLTSVRVVGAETRLRDLLAARADAEPERPDLGHLAQADGLDPDQRAAAAAVASADPLVVVEGAAGAGKTTMLAAAIAASERDGRRVRVLAPTKKAAQVVAEELGVPADSVAALVHAHGWRWNDDGVWTRLARGAIDPETGRSYDGPSTAARIDRGERIVVDEAGMLDQDSALALFTVARESGASVALVGDRAQLPAVGRGGVLDMAAQLRGRIWQMTSVHRFADPAYADLTLAIRDGHDPGAVFDQLAVLGLVRIHASKTDAQAHIAGTARDGEAITVATVEEATALNERIRARLVEQGIVDDARTATGSDGLSIGAGDLVQTRRNDARLGVANRQTWTVQQVDADGSLWAREAGTGRRHSTSVHLPAGYVAEHAHLSYAATAYGVQGTTVAASHTLLTDQTSAAAVYVGMTRGRQTNLLHVVAENPADAREQFIAAMERDRADRGLAVAGERAAEAIRGLADDGPANRVRDEIAALVARAEAAERTAAQWAEVTDLLAATGTRRPTLFLREERLAAMARVFGVEHVRRAAARYERANPDREAPRWTKAAQDARTEAEALRSLTPRDAVARIERTHAAEARRVAASKAQLADAGGPTIRRQTPASEAGGRSL; from the coding sequence GTGACGCTGTTCCGCGGGGACGGGGCGGCGGCGCGCCGGTACGTTGAATCCGATCGCTCGCGCGCCGACGAGTACTACCTCGCCGACGCGAGCGTTGCCGAGTTCGTCCAGCTCGGCCCCGGCGGCGAGGTCACGGCGATCCGTGACCTCGCCCCGGAGGCGTACGCGGCGTGGGTGGACTGGGCGCACCCGCTGACCGGGGAACAGCTGGGGGTCCCGCGCAGGCCGGGCAATGACCGTCAGGGGTCGCCGCGGTTCGCGGAGATGGTGGTCAATGCCCCGAAGTCCCTCTCCATCGCCGCGGCCCTGCACCCCGGGGTGTCGGCCGCACTCGACGTCGCGCAGCGGGACGCCGCCGCGGAGATCCGCCGCTGGCTCGCCATCCATTCGGCGACACGGGTCGGGCCTCGCGGCGCGCAGGAGGTCGTGCCGGTCGAGGAACTGCATACCGTCGCGGTCGCGCACCGCACGAGCCGTGCAGGGGACCCGCACCGGCACATCCACCTCCAGATCGGCGCCCGCGTGCGCGCGGCCGGTGCCTGGCGTGCCCTCGACACGGCGGCGCTGTTCGCGCAGCAGGGCGCAATCCGCGCGCTCGGCACCGCGGTGATCGCCGCTCATCCGGTGCTGGCAGGGGTGCTGGACCGGCACGGGCTGACGCTGGATCCGGTCACCGGCGAGGTCGCCGAGTTGCGGCCGTTCAATGCGGTGATGAGCAAGCGGGCCGCGCAGGTTGAGCGCAACCTCGACCGCCTGACCGCCGAATGGGAGGCCGCGCACCCCGGCGTGACGCCCGGGCCGGTGGTCGCCGCGCGGTTGCAGGCGAAGGCGTGGGCGCACGAGCGGCCCGCGAAGAAACCGGCCAGCCTCGTCGAGGAGGCCGCGTGGGTCGCCGAACTCCGCCAGGCCGGATACGACCCCGCAACCCTGACGCGACCGGCCCGGCCCACGGTGGTTGCGCTCGAGGACCTCTCGATCGAGAAGATCGCAGCCCGCGCCCTCGACCGCTGCGCCGCCCGCGCCTCGGCATGGACCATGCACACGGTCACCGAGCACATCACGCACCTGGTGACCGAGCACGGCGTGCAAGCAGCCGGCGACGAGCTGCGGGAGTTCGTCGGGCTCGCGACCCGGCTCGCCCTGGAGGACTGCTTCTCGCTCCTGCCGCCCGGCGAGCGAGCGCGGGAGCACGTCGCACACCTCACGAGCGTCCGCGTGGTCGGAGCCGAGACGAGGCTCCGCGACCTCCTCGCCGCCCGCGCCGACGCCGAGCCCGAGCGTCCCGACCTCGGCCACCTCGCCCAGGCCGACGGCCTCGATCCGGACCAGCGCGCCGCGGCCGCGGCTGTTGCCTCGGCGGATCCGCTCGTCGTCGTCGAGGGCGCGGCCGGTGCGGGGAAGACGACGATGCTCGCCGCCGCGATCGCCGCCTCCGAGCGTGACGGGCGCCGGGTGCGCGTGCTCGCCCCGACGAAGAAGGCCGCCCAGGTCGTGGCCGAGGAACTCGGCGTGCCCGCGGACTCGGTTGCCGCCCTCGTGCACGCGCACGGCTGGCGGTGGAACGACGACGGCGTCTGGACCCGCCTTGCCCGCGGCGCGATCGACCCCGAGACCGGACGCAGCTACGACGGCCCGTCCACCGCCGCGCGGATCGATCGTGGCGAGCGGATTGTCGTCGACGAGGCCGGGATGCTCGACCAGGACAGCGCCCTCGCCCTGTTCACCGTTGCCAGGGAGTCGGGAGCGAGCGTCGCGCTGGTCGGCGACCGCGCGCAGCTCCCGGCGGTGGGCCGCGGGGGAGTGCTCGACATGGCAGCCCAGCTCCGCGGCCGCATCTGGCAGATGACCAGCGTGCACCGCTTCGCCGATCCCGCCTACGCGGACCTCACGCTCGCGATCCGCGACGGCCACGACCCCGGCGCCGTGTTCGACCAGCTCGCCGTGCTCGGACTCGTCCGCATCCACGCGAGCAAGACCGACGCCCAGGCGCACATCGCCGGCACCGCCCGGGACGGCGAGGCGATCACTGTCGCGACCGTCGAGGAGGCCACCGCCCTCAACGAGCGCATCCGCGCCCGCCTAGTAGAGCAGGGCATCGTCGACGACGCTCGCACAGCCACCGGCAGCGACGGGCTGAGCATCGGCGCCGGCGACCTGGTCCAGACCCGACGCAACGACGCCCGGCTCGGGGTCGCCAACCGGCAGACCTGGACCGTCCAGCAGGTCGACGCCGACGGGTCGCTCTGGGCGCGCGAGGCGGGCACGGGCCGAAGGCACAGCACCAGCGTCCACCTCCCGGCCGGCTACGTGGCCGAGCATGCGCACCTCTCCTACGCGGCGACCGCCTACGGCGTCCAGGGCACGACCGTCGCGGCCTCGCACACGCTGCTCACCGACCAGACCAGCGCGGCGGCCGTCTACGTCGGCATGACCCGCGGCCGCCAGACGAACCTGCTGCACGTCGTCGCCGAGAACCCCGCCGACGCCCGGGAACAGTTCATCGCTGCGATGGAACGCGACCGCGCCGACCGCGGCCTCGCCGTCGCCGGCGAACGTGCGGCGGAGGCGATCCGCGGGCTCGCCGACGACGGCCCAGCCAATCGTGTACGAGACGAAATCGCCGCTCTCGTCGCCCGCGCCGAGGCCGCCGAGCGCACCGCCGCACAATGGGCCGAAGTCACCGACCTTCTCGCCGCGACGGGCACACGCCGCCCGACACTGTTCCTCAGGGAGGAAAGACTGGCCGCCATGGCCCGCGTATTCGGCGTCGAGCACGTCCGCCGGGCAGCCGCGCGGTACGAACGCGCCAACCCCGACCGCGAAGCCCCTCGTTGGACAAAGGCCGCCCAAGACGCGCGAACCGAGGCCGAAGCGCTGAGATCGTTGACCCCTCGCGACGCCGTCGCCCGCATCGAGCGCACCCATGCAGCCGAGGCGCGGAGGGTCGCTGCCAGCAAGGCCCAGCTGGCCGACGCCGGGGGCCCGACCATCCGACGTCAGACACCCGCCAGCGAGGCTGGCGGCCGGAGCCTCTGA
- a CDS encoding PspA/IM30 family protein, protein MAKQSIFGRITQLAKANINALLDQAEDPQKMLDQMVRDYSNNIAEAESAIAQTIGNLRMLQDDHAEDVKAAQDWGNKALAASRKADEFRSAGNAADAQKFDNLAKVALQRQISSENEAKAAEPTIASQSEVVDRLKTGLDQMKGKLNELTTKRNELVARSRTAAAQTQVNDALKSIDIMDPTSEVSRFEEKVRREEAKVRGQQELAASSLDAQFNQLEDLGEQTEVEARLAALKQGSSQGALSAGKDAQTADAADPVVDEADFDKL, encoded by the coding sequence ATGGCAAAGCAGTCGATCTTCGGGCGCATCACACAGTTGGCAAAGGCCAACATCAATGCGCTGCTCGACCAGGCGGAGGACCCCCAGAAAATGCTGGACCAAATGGTCCGCGACTACAGCAACAACATCGCGGAGGCAGAATCCGCGATCGCCCAGACCATCGGCAACCTGCGCATGCTGCAGGACGACCACGCCGAGGACGTCAAGGCCGCCCAGGACTGGGGCAACAAAGCGCTCGCCGCATCTCGGAAGGCCGACGAGTTCCGATCTGCGGGAAATGCCGCTGACGCCCAGAAGTTCGACAACCTCGCGAAGGTGGCCCTACAGCGCCAGATCTCCTCAGAGAACGAGGCAAAGGCCGCGGAGCCGACCATCGCGTCCCAGAGTGAAGTAGTCGATCGGCTCAAGACCGGCCTGGACCAGATGAAGGGCAAGCTCAACGAACTCACCACGAAGCGAAACGAACTCGTGGCCCGGAGCCGGACTGCGGCCGCCCAGACTCAGGTGAACGACGCCCTCAAGAGCATCGACATCATGGACCCGACGAGCGAGGTGAGCCGTTTCGAGGAGAAGGTCCGTCGGGAGGAGGCCAAGGTCCGCGGGCAGCAGGAGTTGGCGGCCAGCAGCCTCGACGCCCAGTTCAACCAGCTCGAGGATCTTGGCGAGCAGACCGAGGTCGAAGCCAGGCTCGCTGCCCTCAAGCAGGGATCCTCGCAGGGAGCCCTCTCCGCCGGGAAGGACGCGCAGACAGCGGACGCCGCAGACCCCGTCGTCGACGAAGCCGACTTCGACAAACTCTGA